Genomic segment of bacterium BMS3Abin14:
GGCTGTTGTAGTTTTTCCGTTCGTGCCTGTTATTCCCACCAGCTTCAGGGCGGCTGATGGATCGTGATAGATGTTTCTTGAGGCCAGGGCCATGGCGGCCCGAACATCATCCGCCAGGACGAACGTCGTCCCCTGGACCGGGGATACATGATGGCCGGTTAAAAATACTTCGGCTCCCTTCTCCATGGCATCCCCGATAAAGGTGGCTCCATCGAATCTTTCCCCGGTAACGGCTGCAAAAAGGTCTCCAGGACGAACACGCCTTGAATCGCAACGGATCCCCGTCACATCAACCTCCCCCGCGCCAACGATTCTGACCCCGGGCACACCGTCCATGACATCGCGAATTTTCAATTTCCGGCAACCTCGTTAAAAGTCGTCTCTCGCCGCGCATCTCCTGCGTGGCGGACTTTTTGCACATTCATCACGTCTTGATCCTCGGCATGAGAGAAAGCCTGATTTTCTGTCCCACATTTTCCCCTGGCGCAGGGTCCTGGCGAATCACTACCCCGGTACCGGAAACATCAATACCCGAGTTCAGGCCGGAAAGTACCTGGAGGGCCTCTCTTAAAGTCAGGCCCTGGAGATCCGGCATGGCAGGGGAACCGGAAGCGTCTACTTCATGATCCGCCCGGGCAAGTTTCGTTCCCTCGGGAATCGGGGGATATTTTCTGTCTTTTTCGGGAACAGCGGGTTCAACCTTGAGATACTCCAACGTTTTTCCAACTATTCTGGCCCAGATGGGCGCGGCAACCACACCACCGTATATATCGGTTTGAGGTTCGTCGACCACAACGATCACGGTTATGACCGGCTTATCAGCGGGGGCAAACCCCACGAACGAGGCCACATAGGCGTCTTCGGAATACCGGCCTTCCCTGGAGGAAAACTTCTGCGCCGTGCCCGTCTTTCCCGCGACCTTGTAACCTGGTATGGCAGCCCGGACACCCGACCCGCCTAGCCTGACCACAGACTCCATCATCCCGGTCATCTTCTTTGCGGTAGACTCGCTGATCACCTGACGAATTATTTCAGGCCGGTTCTTCAGGACAGACTGTCCCGATGAATTGACAATATTTTCAACCAGAAACGGACGGAGGAGACGTCCCCCGGTTGCGATAACGTTGATGGCGTTTACCATCTGCAACGGGGTCACGGCGATCCCCTGACCGAAGGATGCGTTTGCGGTATCAACCTGCCGCCATGTGGCAGCATCCCTCATCACACCCTTTCTTTCTCCGGGCAACAGAAGCCCGACACGACTTTTAAAACCGAAACGAACCGCATAATCGGCAAGTCGAGTCCTGCCAAGCTTAAGGCCGATTTTACTTGCCCCTATATTGCTGGATTTCTGGACGATACCCTTCAGGGTCAACCATCCGTGTGGAACATGGTCCTTGATAAAGATATTCCCAATCTCGAATTTTCCATTTTCACAGAAGAGGATATCCATATCATCAAAGACCTTTTCCTCCAAAGCCGCGGAAACTGTGATGATCTTGAAAGTGGAACCGGGTTCGTACGTGAAATTAATTGCGCGATTCCGGTAATTAGCTGAAGAAAATCTTTGAAATTCATTGGGGTTAAAGCCCGGAAAGCTCGCCATGGCCAGAATTTTACCGGTCGCTGACTCGATAACGATTGCCGCGGCCCCCTTGGCGGATGCTCCGGCGGCTCCGGCGTTGAGGGCCTCCTCTGTGAAGTACTGTATGGTTCGATCCAGGGTGAGATGAACGGTTGACCCCATCGTGGGTTTCAGGTTCCAGGAGTCGTCAGGTGAATATATCCGTCCCATGGCATCCCTTTTAAGAACCCTGACTCCCCCAGCTCCTTTAAGCTGGTCATCCAGCGAGTCCTCAAGTCCTTCCAGCCCGCGGTCCGTGCCGACAAAGCCCAGAACAGGCCCTGCGAGATCAAGGCTCGGATAGTACCGCCTTGACTCCTTCTGAATCCCCATCCCGGGAAGGTCCAGCGCCCGCACTTTTTCAGCCTTCTCAGGAGAGATTTTCCGCACCAGCCACACAAATCCCGATCCGGTTTTCATCCTGGCAAGAAGATGGCCGCCGTCCACATCTACCGCCTTTCCAAGCAGTTGAGCTTCTAATCCCTTGTCGGTGATATCTCCACGAAAGGCGTATACGGATGACACGGGAACACTGACTGCCAGGCGCTGCCCATTCCGGTCGAGGATGGCCCCACGGCGTGGGTTTATGCTGACCGTCATTCGGTTCTGACGGATGGCGCGTTCGCGAAGGACTTCCCCGTGAAGGATCTGAAGGTAGAAGGCCTTGAGCATGGGGAGCAGCAGAAGCAGCGGTATCAGGATTCCCAGAAACCTGATGCGGCCGCGCACCCCGTCTGTCCAGGAACTGCCCCGGTCGCCCCGTTTTCTCATTGGATCATCCATTTCGCCAGGGTCGTAAAAAATCCACTCATGGCTTTTTCCCAACAAAAAGCGAAAAATGCCATTTTCATTTTCCTCTCAAATCTTCCGGAATCATCATTACCTGTCCCGGACCAGGGTCCTTCATCCCCATGCGCTCCCGTGCAATATGCTCGATCCGTTCGGGCCTGTTTAACATGGCCCTCTCGATCTCAAGTTCCCGGTTGAGGCCGGCTTTGCGGGCCTCAGCCTTTTCCAGATCCCTTACCTGATATCCCAGGTCGATAACGTCGACACCGCGCCATGCTGTTACGAAAATACCGCCGCCGACCAGAACGGAGATCAGCAGAACAATTGTCAATTCCCTGAGCCCGGGCGCCGCGATATGCTGCTCACGCTTTGCTCTGACTCCGGCGACTGCATTCACGGGATGATCCTCTCAAAAACACGCATCTTGGCGCTCCTGCTCCTGGGGTTGGCGCGGATCTCATCCTCACCCGGCACGATGGGGCGCCTTGTCACGACCTTCCCTTCCGGCTTTTCTCCGCATACGCACAGGGGAAAATACGGGGGGCATCGGCAGGGGTTTTCCATATCCCTGAATTCCCTTTTTACAATTCTGTCCTCCAGCGAATGGAAAGAGATGACAACCATACGTCCACCTGAGACCAGATACTCAACGGAATCGGGAATGGCGCTTGCCAGAGATCCCAATTCATCGTTAACCTCAATACGCAAAGCCTGAAAGGATCGTGTCGCGGGATGAATCCGGAAACGATCCCTTCCTCCCATGGCGGCCGCGATGATTCCAGCCAACTCCGTGGTGCTGCGGATCCGTCCCCTTTGACGGCTTCTGACTATGGCCCTGGTTATTGCGGCTGACTGCCTTTCCTCCCCATAGCGAAACAGGATTTTTTTCAGGTCCGGTGGGGAATATTCATTGACCACTTCCTCGGCCGTGAGGGGGCCGGACGGGTCCATGCGCATATCCAGAGGACCGTCGTACTGGAAGGAAAAACCCCTTCTTCCAGTCTCGAGCTGTCTGCTCGAAACCCCAAGATCCATGATAATCCCGTCCACCATATCTACCCCAGCTTTTTTCAGCTCGACCCCTGCATTTTTGAAATCGGCCTGGTAAAGATGCACCCTCCCTTCAAATTCCCGGAGCCTTTCCCCGGCCAACTTCAGGATTTCAGGATCTCTGTCCAGGCCGACAACCTGTGTGCCCGCGCATCGAGTCAGGATGGCTGCGGAGTGCCCTCCTTCTCCGACCGTCCCGTCCAGATACACCCCTCCCTCCCGGATTCGAAGCTCCCTGAGGAGTTCATCCAGCAGGACCGGTATGTGCCCTTGCCCGGCCTCGTAACCTGCCATTATTCCCTGTTGGCATCCATTGACATGGTCGCAAAAAGTCCACTTGTCTGCGT
This window contains:
- the ftsL gene encoding cell division protein FtsL → MNAVAGVRAKREQHIAAPGLRELTIVLLISVLVGGGIFVTAWRGVDVIDLGYQVRDLEKAEARKAGLNRELEIERAMLNRPERIEHIARERMGMKDPGPGQVMMIPEDLRGK
- the spoVD_2 gene encoding stage V sporulation protein D: MRKRGDRGSSWTDGVRGRIRFLGILIPLLLLLPMLKAFYLQILHGEVLRERAIRQNRMTVSINPRRGAILDRNGQRLAVSVPVSSVYAFRGDITDKGLEAQLLGKAVDVDGGHLLARMKTGSGFVWLVRKISPEKAEKVRALDLPGMGIQKESRRYYPSLDLAGPVLGFVGTDRGLEGLEDSLDDQLKGAGGVRVLKRDAMGRIYSPDDSWNLKPTMGSTVHLTLDRTIQYFTEEALNAGAAGASAKGAAAIVIESATGKILAMASFPGFNPNEFQRFSSANYRNRAINFTYEPGSTFKIITVSAALEEKVFDDMDILFCENGKFEIGNIFIKDHVPHGWLTLKGIVQKSSNIGASKIGLKLGRTRLADYAVRFGFKSRVGLLLPGERKGVMRDAATWRQVDTANASFGQGIAVTPLQMVNAINVIATGGRLLRPFLVENIVNSSGQSVLKNRPEIIRQVISESTAKKMTGMMESVVRLGGSGVRAAIPGYKVAGKTGTAQKFSSREGRYSEDAYVASFVGFAPADKPVITVIVVVDEPQTDIYGGVVAAPIWARIVGKTLEYLKVEPAVPEKDRKYPPIPEGTKLARADHEVDASGSPAMPDLQGLTLREALQVLSGLNSGIDVSGTGVVIRQDPAPGENVGQKIRLSLMPRIKT
- the rsmH gene encoding ribosomal RNA small subunit methyltransferase H codes for the protein MAGYEAGQGHIPVLLDELLRELRIREGGVYLDGTVGEGGHSAAILTRCAGTQVVGLDRDPEILKLAGERLREFEGRVHLYQADFKNAGVELKKAGVDMVDGIIMDLGVSSRQLETGRRGFSFQYDGPLDMRMDPSGPLTAEEVVNEYSPPDLKKILFRYGEERQSAAITRAIVRSRQRGRIRSTTELAGIIAAAMGGRDRFRIHPATRSFQALRIEVNDELGSLASAIPDSVEYLVSGGRMVVISFHSLEDRIVKREFRDMENPCRCPPYFPLCVCGEKPEGKVVTRRPIVPGEDEIRANPRSRSAKMRVFERIIP